From Camelina sativa cultivar DH55 chromosome 20, Cs, whole genome shotgun sequence, the proteins below share one genomic window:
- the LOC104770511 gene encoding NAD(P)H-quinone oxidoreductase subunit U, chloroplastic: protein MASLSTITQPSLVHIPGESVLRHVPSTCSFPLKPTSTTKRIICSPARSSGEVSAEAETDGGSSTAVDEAPKVSPSLISALNVERALRGLPITDVDHYGRLGVSRKCSYDQVRIGYQDRVKELKEQGLDDEQLKTKLDLVKESYTILSTVEERRMYDWSLARSEKAERYVWPFEVDIMEPSREEPPPQEPEDVGPTRLLGYFIGAWLVLGIALSVAFNR, encoded by the exons ATGGCTTCGTTATCGACGATAACTCAACCGTCGTTAGTACACATTCCCGGCGAATCAGTACTCCGTCACGTACCGAGCACGTGCTCTTTCCCGTTGAAGCCAACATCCACCACGAAGCGTATTATATGTTCTCCGGCGAGAAGTTCCGGTGAGGTATCAGCGGAGGCAGAAACAGACGGTGGATCTAGCACCGCCGTGGATGAAGCTCCGAAAGTATCACCATCTTTAATCTCAGCTCTCAACGTCGAACGTGCTCTCCGTGGACTTC CAATTACAGATGTAGATCACTATGGACGGCTTGGAGTTTCGAGAAAGTGTTCTTATGATCAGGTTAGAATTGGTTACCAAGATAGAGTTAAGGAGCTAAAGGAACAAGGCCTAGACGACGAACAACTTAAGACCAAGTTGGATCTTGTCAAA GAGTCGTATACGATCTTGTCGACcgtggaagaaagaagaatgtaCGATTGGAGTCTAGCCAGAAGCGAAAAAGCAGAGCGGTATGTGTGGCCATTTGAGGTTGACATCATGGAACCGTCCAGGGAAGAACCACCTCCTCAG GAACCGGAAGACGTAGGACCAACGAGGCTTTTGGGATACTTCATTGGGGCATGGCTTGTCCTTGGTATCGCTCTTTCTGTTGCATTCAATCGTTAG
- the LOC104770505 gene encoding CBL-interacting serine/threonine-protein kinase 26 — translation MNRAKVQRRVGKYEVGKTLGQGTFAKVRCAVDTETGERVALKILDKEKVLKHKMAEQIRREISTMKLINHPNVVRLYEVLGSKTKIYIVLEFVTGGELFDKIVHDGRLKEENARKYFQQLINAVDYCHSRGVYHRDLKPENLLLDAQGNLKVSDFGLSALSRQVRGDGLLHTACGTPNYAAPEVLNDQGYDGATADLWSCGVILFVLLAGYLPFEDPNLMTLYKRIIDGEYHCPPWLSPGAKNLIVRILDPNPVTRITIPEVLKDAWFKKNYKPAVFEEKEEANLDDVEAVFKDSEEHHVREKKEEQPTPMNAFELISMSRALDLGNLFEEEQGFKRETRFAAKGAANELVQKIEEASKPLGFDIQKKNYKMRLENVNAGRKGNLKVATEIFQVSPSLHMIEVRKTKGDTLEFHKFYKKLSTSLNDVVWKSGESSGLSK, via the exons ATGAATCGTGCCAAGGTTCAGCGTCGTGTTGGAAAGTATGAGGTTGGGAAAACGCTTGGACAAGGCACTTTCGCCAAAGTTAGGTGTGCTGTTGATACTGAGACTGGAGAACGCGTTGCTCTCAAGATCCTTGATAAAGAGAAGGTTCTCAAGCATAAGATGGCTGAACAG ATAAGGAGAGAAATTTCTACTATGAAGTTGATTAACCATCCTAATGTTGTGCGGCTTTATGAG GTTCTGGGGAGTAAGACAAAGATCTATATTGTCCTAGAGTTCGTCACTGGTGGAGAGCTTTTTGACAAAATT GTACATGATGGGCGCTTGAAAGAAGAGAACGCACGCAAGTATTTTCAGCAGCTTATTAATGCTGTTGATTACTGCCATAGCAGAGGAGTGTACCACAGGGACTTAAAG CCAGAAAACTTGCTTCTAGATGCTCAAGGAAATCTCAAAGTCTCTGATTTTGGGTTGAGTGCCTTGTCCCGACAAGTCAGG GGTGATGGTCTTCTTCACACTGCATGCGGGACGCCAAACTATGCTGCTCCTGAG GTTCTTAATGATCAAGGCTATGATGGGGCCACTGCAGACTTGTGGTCCTGTGGAGTGATACTCTTTGTACTACTTGCTGGCTACTTGCCTTTTGAAGATCCTAATCTCATGACGCTGTATAAACGG ATAATAGATGGTGAATATCATTGTCCTCCTTGGCTCTCTCCTGGTGCTAAGAACCTGATTGTCCGAATCCTTGATCCTAACCCTGTGACT CGTATCACAATTCCAGAGGTTCTGAAAGATGCATGGTTCAAGAAAAATTACAAGCCAGCTGTTTtcgaggagaaggaagaagcgAACTTGGATGATGTGGAAGCTGTTTTTAAAGATTCAGAA GAGCATCATGtcagagaaaagaaagaggagCAACCAACTCCTATGAATGCCTTTGAGTTGATATCAATGTCGAGAGCTCTGGATCTTGGAAATTTGTTTGAAGAAGAACAG GGATTCAAGCGAGAAACGAGATTTGCAGCTAAAGGTGCTGCTAATGAATTAGTCcagaagattgaagaagcttcTAAGCCTCTCGGTTTcgatattcaaaagaaaaactacAAG ATGAGACTCGAAAACGTGAATGCTGGAAGGAAGGGTAACCTAAAAGTTGCGACTGAG ATATTTCAAGTATCGCCATCACTTCATATGATTGAAGTCCGGAAAACTAAAGGGGATACACTAGAATTTCACaag TTCTACAAGAAGCTGTCGACCTCACTTAATGATGTGGTTTGGAAGTCCGGCGAGAGCTCTGGTTTGAGCAAATAA
- the LOC104770512 gene encoding cytokinin dehydrogenase 7-like, producing MIAYIEPYFLDNDAEAASAVTASVLSTDGVSESLDIQGEILCGGAAVDIAGRDFGGMNCVKPLAVVRPVGPEDIAGAVKAALRSDKLTVAARGNGHSINGQAMAEGGLVVDMSSTAENHFEVGFCGDTAYVDVSGGALWENVLKRCVSEYGLAPRSWTDYLGLTVGGTLSNAGVSGQAFRYGPQTSNVTELDVVTGNGDVVTCSEVENSELFFSVLGGLGQFGIITRARVLLQPAPDMVRWIRVVYTEFDEFTRDAEWLVSQKDESSSFDYVEGFVFVNGDDPVNGWPTVPLHPDHYFEPARLPQSSGSVLYCLELGLHYRDSDSNSNVDKRVERLIGRLRFIEGLRFEVDLSYVDFLLRVKRSEEIAKVIGTWETPHPWLNLFVSKRDIGEFNRTVFKELVKNGVNGPMLVYPLLRSRWDERTSVEVPEGEIFYIVALLRFVPPCTKVSSVEKLVAQNQDIVHWCVRNGIDFKLYLPHYKSREEWIRHFGNRWSRFVDRKAMFDPMAILSPGQKIFNRSP from the exons atgataGCTTACATAGAACCATACTTCTTGGATAACGACGCCGAGGCTGCCTCCGCCGTCACCGCCTCCGTATTATCTACTGATGGCGTTTCTGAGTCACTTGACATCCAAGGAGAAATCCTGTGCGGCGGCGCTGCCGTGGATATCGCCGGGAGAGATTTCGGCGGCATGAACTGTGTGAAGCCACTTGCCGTGGTGAGACCCGTGGGACCGGAGGATATCGCTGGAGCTGTGAAAGCAGCTCTGAGGTCGGATAAACTCACGGTAGCGGCTCGTGGAAACGGTCATTCCATCAACGGCCAAGCCATGGCGGAAGGAGGGCTCGTCGTCGATATGAGTTCCACGGCGGAGAATCATTTCGAGGTGGGGTTTTGTGGTGACACGGCGTACGTCGATGTCTCCGGGGGGGCATTATGGGAAAATGTATTGAAACGGTGCGTTTCGGAGTACGGTTTGGCTCCGAGGTCGTGGACTGATTACCTCGGGCTGACGGTGGGTGGGACGTTGTCCAATGCCGGCGTTAGTGGACAAGCGTTCCGTTACGGACCACAGACGTCGAATGTAACGGAGTTAGACGTCGTAACGGGAAACGGAGACGTCGTCACTTGCTCGGAGGTTGAGAACTCTGAGCTCTTCTTCTCCGTTTTAGGTGGTCTTGGCCAGTTTGGTATCATCACCAGAGCTAGGGTTTTGCTACAGCCAGCTCCAGATATG gTGAGATGGATAAGAGTAGTATACACCGAGTTCGACGAGTTCACTCGTGACGCCGAGTGGCTAGTGAGTCAGAAGGACGAGTCGTCGTCGTTCGATTACGTGGAAGGGTTCGTGTTCGTCAACGGTGATGACCCGGTCAACGGATGGCCGACTGTTCCGCTCCATCCGGATCACTATTTTGAACCGGCCCGGCTCCCACAATCATCCGGGTCGGTTCTTTATTGCCTCGAACTCGGTCTTCACTACAGAGACTCCGATTCCAACTCAAACGTCGAcaag AGGGTGGAGAGATTGATCGGACGGCTACGATTTATTGAAGGATTAAGGTTCGAGGTAGATCTGTCTTACGTTGACTTTTTACTTCGGGTTAAACGGTCCGAGGAGATTGCGAAGGTAATCGGCACGTGGGAAACGCCGCACCCGTGGCTTAACCTCTTTGTGTCGAAGCGAGACATCGGAGAATTTAACCGGACGGTGTTTAAAGAACTTGTCAAGAACGGAGTCAATGGGCCGATGCTAGTGTACCCACTCTTGCGAAGCAG gTGGGATGAGCGGACGTCGGTGGAAGTGCCGGAAGGAGAGATATTCTACATAGTGGCATTGCTTCGGTTCGTGCCGCCGTGTACAAAGGTTTCATCGGTTGAGAAACTGGTAGCTCAAAACCAAGATATCGTTCATTGGTGTGTCAGAAATGGAatagatttcaaattatatCTTCCTCATTATAAGTCTCGAGAGGAATGGATTCGCCATTTTGGAAACCGATGGTCGAGATTCGTTGATAGGAAAGCTATGTTTGATCCTATGGCTATCCTTTCACCCGGTCAAAAGATTTTCAATAGGTCTCCTTGA